In Phoenix dactylifera cultivar Barhee BC4 chromosome 11, palm_55x_up_171113_PBpolish2nd_filt_p, whole genome shotgun sequence, the following are encoded in one genomic region:
- the LOC103719268 gene encoding ras-related protein RIC1-like isoform X3, with product MNPEYDYLFKLLLIGDSGVGKSCLLLRFADDSYLESYISTIGVDFWDTAGQERFRTITSSYYRGAHGIIVVYDVTDQESFNNVKQWLNEIDRYASDNVNKLLVGNKCDLDADRVVSYETGKAFADEIGIPLLETSAKDATNVEKAFMTMTAEIKNRMASQPATNASKPATIRMQGRPVAQKSSCCS from the exons TGACTATCTTTTCAAGCTTCTGCTTATTGGAGATTCAGGGGTTGGAAAGTCATGCCTACTATTAAGATTTGCG GATGATTCGTATTTAGAGAGTTATATCAGTACTATTGGTGTTGATTTT TGGGACACAGCTGGACAGGAGCGCTTCAGGACAATCACAAGCAGCTACTACCGCGGTGCCCATGGCATAATT GTTGTTTATGATGTAACTGACCAAGAGAGTTTCAATAATGTCAAGCAATGGCTAAATGAGATAGATAGGTACGCAAGCGACAATGTGAACAAGCTTTTGGTAGGAAACAAATGTGATCTGGATGCTGATAGGGTGGTTTCCTATGAAACTGGGAAG GCATTTGCCGATGAGATTGGGATACCATTACTGGAGACCAGTGCCAAGGATGCCACTAATGTAGAGAAGGCATTTATGACCATGACAGCAGAGATAAAGAATCG GATGGCGAGCCAACCAGCTACGAATGCCAGCAAACCAGCTACGATACGAATGCAAGGTCGGCCTGTTGCCCAGAAGAGCAGCTGTTGCTCTTAG
- the LOC103719268 gene encoding ras-related protein RIC1-like isoform X2 — translation MNPEYDYLFKLLLIGDSGVGKSCLLLRFADDSYLESYISTIGVDFKIRTVEQDGKTIKLQIWDTAGQERFRTITSSYYRGAHGIIVVYDVTDQESFNNVKQWLNEIDRYASDNVNKLLVGNKCDLDADRVVSYETGKAFADEIGIPLLETSAKDATNVEKAFMTMTAEIKNRMASQPATNASKPATIRMQGRPVAQKSSCCS, via the exons TGACTATCTTTTCAAGCTTCTGCTTATTGGAGATTCAGGGGTTGGAAAGTCATGCCTACTATTAAGATTTGCG GATGATTCGTATTTAGAGAGTTATATCAGTACTATTGGTGTTGATTTT AAAATTCGTACAGTAGAGCAGGATGGGAAAACCATAAAACTTCAAATT TGGGACACAGCTGGACAGGAGCGCTTCAGGACAATCACAAGCAGCTACTACCGCGGTGCCCATGGCATAATT GTTGTTTATGATGTAACTGACCAAGAGAGTTTCAATAATGTCAAGCAATGGCTAAATGAGATAGATAGGTACGCAAGCGACAATGTGAACAAGCTTTTGGTAGGAAACAAATGTGATCTGGATGCTGATAGGGTGGTTTCCTATGAAACTGGGAAG GCATTTGCCGATGAGATTGGGATACCATTACTGGAGACCAGTGCCAAGGATGCCACTAATGTAGAGAAGGCATTTATGACCATGACAGCAGAGATAAAGAATCG GATGGCGAGCCAACCAGCTACGAATGCCAGCAAACCAGCTACGATACGAATGCAAGGTCGGCCTGTTGCCCAGAAGAGCAGCTGTTGCTCTTAG
- the LOC103719256 gene encoding 60S ribosomal protein L28-2-like → MATVPGPLIWEIVKRNNAFLVRQFGNGNAAVQFSRESNNLYNVNSYKHSGLANKKTVSIQPGGKDLSVVLATTKTRKQNKPGNLYHKSVMKKEFRKMAKAVMNQVTENYYRPDLTKAALARLSAVHRSLKVAKSGAKKRNRQAVKVKY, encoded by the exons ATGGCTACGGTTCCTGGACCACTTATCTGGGAGATTGTGAAGAGAAACAATGCTTTTCTTGTCAGGCAGTTCGGTAATGGCAATGCCGCCGTGCAGTTCAGCAGAGAGTCCAACAATCTCTACAATGTGAATTCCTACAAGCACTCTG GTCTGGCGAACAAGAAGACGGTGTCTATTCAGCCAGGAGGGAAGGACCTCTCTGTTGTTCTTGCGACAACTAAGACAAGGAAGCAAAACAAACCTGGTAATCTGTATCACAAATCAGTCATGAAGAAGGAGTTCCGTAAGATGGCAAAGGCAGTCATGAACCAG GTGACCGAAAACTACTACAGGCCAGACTTAACCAAAGCAGCTCTTGCCAGGCTCAGTGCTGTACACCGCAGTCTCAAGGTTGCCAAGTCTGGTGCAAAGAAGAGGAACAGGCAGGCTGTTAAAGTAAAATACTAG
- the LOC103719268 gene encoding ras-related protein RIC1-like isoform X1 — MNPEYDYLFKLLLIGDSGVGKSCLLLRFADDSYLESYISTIGVDFKIRTVEQDGKTIKLQIWDTAGQERFRTITSSYYRGAHGIIVSSVIISQLSCNCISMLQNTVWVDGLSLQVVYDVTDQESFNNVKQWLNEIDRYASDNVNKLLVGNKCDLDADRVVSYETGKAFADEIGIPLLETSAKDATNVEKAFMTMTAEIKNRMASQPATNASKPATIRMQGRPVAQKSSCCS, encoded by the exons TGACTATCTTTTCAAGCTTCTGCTTATTGGAGATTCAGGGGTTGGAAAGTCATGCCTACTATTAAGATTTGCG GATGATTCGTATTTAGAGAGTTATATCAGTACTATTGGTGTTGATTTT AAAATTCGTACAGTAGAGCAGGATGGGAAAACCATAAAACTTCAAATT TGGGACACAGCTGGACAGGAGCGCTTCAGGACAATCACAAGCAGCTACTACCGCGGTGCCCATGGCATAATTGTGAGTTCTGTCATCATATCTCAGTTGTCATGTAATTGCATTTCAATGCTTCAAAATACAGTCTGGGTTGATGGTCTGTCCTTGCAGGTTGTTTATGATGTAACTGACCAAGAGAGTTTCAATAATGTCAAGCAATGGCTAAATGAGATAGATAGGTACGCAAGCGACAATGTGAACAAGCTTTTGGTAGGAAACAAATGTGATCTGGATGCTGATAGGGTGGTTTCCTATGAAACTGGGAAG GCATTTGCCGATGAGATTGGGATACCATTACTGGAGACCAGTGCCAAGGATGCCACTAATGTAGAGAAGGCATTTATGACCATGACAGCAGAGATAAAGAATCG GATGGCGAGCCAACCAGCTACGAATGCCAGCAAACCAGCTACGATACGAATGCAAGGTCGGCCTGTTGCCCAGAAGAGCAGCTGTTGCTCTTAG